The genomic interval CGCTGGGATTTGGAAAAATCCAAGATCGCGAAAATTAAGGAAATTAAGGAGCAGATCGATCGATTTAAGGTTTTGGAAGCGGAAGCCGAACGACGGGGAGAGATCAATCGTGTGGCCGAGATACGTTACGGCAAATTAGTCGAACTCGATAAGCAAATGGAAAAGGCCAACGAGGAACTAAAAAAGATCTCGGGAGCAAGTCGTCTCTTGAAAGAGGAAGTCGACGAGGAGGATATCGCGAATATCGTCTCTCGCTGGACCGGGATTCCGGTTTCTAAGATGCTTCAAGGCGAGAAGGCAAAGCTTCTGGATATGGAGGAATCTCTCAAAACGAAAGTAATCGGGCAGGAGCACGCCTTGTCTTTGTTATCCGAAGCGATTCGAAGATCCAGGGCAGGGATGGCCGACCCGCACAGACCGATCGGAACATTCCTCTTTCTGGGTCCTACAGGGGTCGGTAAAACGGAAACGGCAAAGGCTCTTTCGGAATTCCTCTTCAACGATCCGAACGCGATGCTTAGGATCGATATGAGCGAATATATGGAAGCACATTCCGTATCTCGTTTGATAGGAGCTCCTCCGGGTTATATAGGACACGACGAAGGCGGGCAGCTTACCGAGGCTGTAAGAAGAAGACCCTATTCGGTCATACTCTTTGACGAAGTCGAGAAAGCTCATCCGGAAGTCTTCAACGTTTTCTTACAGATTCTGGACGAGGGCAGATTGACGGACAGTAAAGGTCGAAGCGTGGATTTCAAGAATACGGTGATTATTCTTACTTCGAATATAGGCTCCGATATATTAGGTTCGCCCGAATATAGCGCCGAAGAAAAAGAAAGGTTAGTCGAACAGCGATTGAAGAAACATTTCAAACCTGAATTCCTAAACCGTTTGGACGAAGTGATCTTGTTTAAATCCGTGGATGAAGCGATGCTTTCCAAAATCTCCGAACTTCAATTGCAGATTATGGCAAAAAAAGCCAAGGAGAACGGTTTGGATGTCGGTTTCACTCCCGCTCTGAAGCAATACGTGACCAAAGCGGGTTTTGATCCGGAATATGGGGCGAGACCGCTTAAACGGTTAATCCAGAGAGAAGTAGGGAATGCGCTCAGCTCCTATATACTAAAAGGAGAATTTCAGCATGGGCAGAAAGTGAATGTGGATTATCATGGTGGCCGAGTTGAAATTAAAAAAGCGTAACTCCAATCCGAGAACTTTAAGCCCCTCAAATAAAAACCCCGGTTAAGAGCCGGGGTTCATCGAGGACACAGAGATCCGAGGGATAAGAAGGTTAGAATGTATTGCGGGAGACAGTTTCAGCCTCCCGCTATTAAATTAGAATTCTACTTTCAGTAAAAACAATTCTTCTTTTTTCATTTTTAGGACCTTAGAGGCCATATTCTTAAATTCTTCTGGCGGTTCCAAAAGACCCAATTCTACTTTTGATAGAAATGGAGTAGAAACCTTCAATTTCTTTGCCATATCATATTGTTTAATTCCCAACTCTCTACGTTTTGCCCATAGTTTGTTGGTAAGGCCTTGGCTGAATTCGGGATAAACATCTTCGACCGGACGGTCATTGAATAATTTATCAAGAGTGGTTTTCAAATATTTCGCACAAGCTTGTCTGAATTTCTCAGTAGGAGCTTGGCTTCCTGTTTCGATCTTGGAGAGGTAGCTAGGGGAAACACCCAAAGCCCTTGCCATATCGTATTGTTTGACGCCCCGTTTTTTTCGGAGCATGTAGATGTGGTTATTCATTCTATCCCCTCTTTTTTTACCGTTCTATTCATGCGCCATATAGGCTCAAGAATAAATTTCCATTACTTCCCGTCCGAGCAGTTGGGCTACAATTTTTTTCCTATTTCATGTGATTCTTAATAAAAAAAAGAGCGTTAGTAAGAATATCGATCTTTTATAAGAAAATTGTGCCATTTAAACAGGTATGCTTTTCTTTCGATAAGTAAAGTAAGTTAAATACCGATTAAAAATAGAGCGTACTACCTAAGTGGCAAACGGGATCGGACCCGAGTCTATAACCCATTCTAAGGAAAGAATGGAAAACCTAAAATAGAATAAAAAAGCCTCGGTCTTTCAAGACCGAGGCTTGCAGCTCCGAAAGTTTTTACGAAGTATATTTAAATCTTTCCCGGTTTAAGTTGCTCGGTCGCAACCGTTAACTGGTACTCGGATTTTAACTTACCGATAAACTCTTGGGCAAGGCTTTGTTTTTTAGAATCCAATAATTCCTGACGAATCTTTTCTCTTACGTCTGCAAAGGGAAGAGGTATACGTTCTTGCTGATTCGCCGGGTTGGGCTTGGAATAAGAGAACATTTTGCCCGCTTCATAAGTCGTTCTGATTTCCGCTTCTGTGACGTCTATCTTAGGC from Leptospira fainei serovar Hurstbridge str. BUT 6 carries:
- a CDS encoding helix-turn-helix transcriptional regulator translates to MLRKKRGVKQYDMARALGVSPSYLSKIETGSQAPTEKFRQACAKYLKTTLDKLFNDRPVEDVYPEFSQGLTNKLWAKRRELGIKQYDMAKKLKVSTPFLSKVELGLLEPPEEFKNMASKVLKMKKEELFLLKVEF